A segment of the Coriobacteriia bacterium genome:
TCACGCAGCGCGGTCGTGCTTCGGCGGTTCTTGTCAGCTCGACTGCCTACCAGCGCACCCAGCGCGAACTGGAAATCCTGCGGCTGCTCGCACGGGGTGAGGCTGAGATTGCCGCGGGTGTCGGCTATGAGCTCGACGAGGTCATGGAGGAAGCACGGCAGCTGCTGGCGCGTGACTCGGCGTGAGGGTCCGGTTCACCCCCTCGGCGCGTCGGGAGTTCCTCGAGGCGCTGGAGTTCATCGAGCAGGATAGCCCGGCCGCAGCTGACGCGATGCTGGAGCGCTCGGTCGACGGGCTGGCGCAGCTCCACGACTTCCCGGAATCTGGTCGCATCGTTCCTGAGTTCCCGGACCTGCCGTATCGCGAGCTCCTAGTCAACCCATACCGCTTCTTCTATCACGTCACAGATGATGCCTTGTGGATCGTTGCCGTCTGGCATGAACGCCAGTTGCCGGAGCCGCCGGTCGCGTAGCTAACAAAGGCATCGTGCAGAGCGCCAGGGGATAGAATCGGCAAGGAAGGCATTGGGCGCCTGCTCATGCCTAACACGTTAGCCCGACCGGAGGTGGCAAGTGAAGGAACTTCGCTCCGCAATCGAGATCAGGGCCACCCCCGAGCGGGTATGGGCACTGCTCACCGACTTCCCCAGCTTCCCCGACTGGAACCCATTCATTCGCAAGGCAACTGGTGCGATCGAGACGGGTAGCCGACTCGAGGTACTCATCCAGCCGTCCGGTGCATCCGCAATGACGTTCCGCCCGACGGTTTTGAAGGCGGAGCCAGCTCACGAACTGCGTTGGCTCGGACATCTGCTGTTTCCCGGTCTGTTCGATGGTGAGCACAGCTTCGTAATCGAGCGCATCGGCGACGGACAGACACGGTTTGTTCAGCAGGAGACATTCAGAGGAATCCTCGTCCCGCTGTTCGCTCGACAGCTCGATCGCGACACGCTACGGGGCTTCAATGAGATGAATGAGGCCCTGAAGGCTATGGCAGAGCGGGAGTAGCCGCGCGGGCCAACAAGCGCATCGAGCAGAACGCGTCAGGTACTCTCGTAGGGCGGCGCATGGGCGTCTGCTCATGCCTAACGCGTTCGACACAACGAAACCCGCCGCGCGTGTCGGACCACCGTCGTACAATGGAATCGCAAGGTATCCGATGAGTGTGAGGTCGACTATGACCATCAGTGAAGTGAAGTCGTTGGCGCTTGAGCTCTCCCCTGAGGAGCGAGCGGAACTCGCCTCCGACCTTCTCCTGAGCCTCGATAATCTCAGCGAGCCGGAGATCGCGCATCTCTGGCTCGAAGAGGCATCGCGTCGTGACGCGGAGATAGACGCCGGCACGGCGAAGCTGATCCCCGGCGACCAGGTGTTCGCTGAGGCGCGGGCGCGCCTAAAGTGACGGCACCGTACTCGTTCCACGAAACGGCGCGTCTCGAGTTCGACGAGGCCGCGGAGTACTATGACGCGGAGCATGGTGGGCTCGGGCTTAGTTCATCGACGGCGTTGGTCATTCGGTGACCCAGATTTGCGAATTCCCTGAGTCATGCGAGGGCGTCAGAGGCCGGAATCGTGCGAAGCCGGTGGCCGGGTTCCCGTACTCGATCATCTACTCGTTCGTAGATGGGCAGGTCAGAGTCTTGGCGGTCGCGCATGATCGTCGCCGGCCGTTCTATTGGAGTGGACGACGGTAGCGAGCGTGTGTCGAACAAAGGCATTCAGCAGACTCGCTTCGCTCGCCGCTCATGCCTAACACGTTAGACGGAAGGCAGGGGGTGTTGATGCAGCAAGTCCATAGTGTCGAGTCGCTTTGGGCCTCATTCGTATCAGCGCACCCGGAAGTCGTCCGCCCGGACGATGTCTATTCGGCGTGGCACTTCTGTGACAACAAGTCAGATGCTGACGAGTTGGTGCAGCTCGTGGTTGCAGGGGTCAAGCGCGCAACCGCTGGTGACTTGTGGTCCTATGAGGCAGAAGGGGAGCTCCTTCCGCGGCCCGGCGACTTCAACGTGATCACCGATTGGGACGGCAACGCGTACTGCA
Coding sequences within it:
- a CDS encoding type II toxin-antitoxin system Phd/YefM family antitoxin; translation: MSAMPNIIPISDLRQDTAGVIKRAAASDEPVFITQRGRASAVLVSSTAYQRTQRELEILRLLARGEAEIAAGVGYELDEVMEEARQLLARDSA
- a CDS encoding type II toxin-antitoxin system RelE/ParE family toxin, with amino-acid sequence MRVRFTPSARREFLEALEFIEQDSPAAADAMLERSVDGLAQLHDFPESGRIVPEFPDLPYRELLVNPYRFFYHVTDDALWIVAVWHERQLPEPPVA
- a CDS encoding SRPBCC domain-containing protein, whose translation is MKELRSAIEIRATPERVWALLTDFPSFPDWNPFIRKATGAIETGSRLEVLIQPSGASAMTFRPTVLKAEPAHELRWLGHLLFPGLFDGEHSFVIERIGDGQTRFVQQETFRGILVPLFARQLDRDTLRGFNEMNEALKAMAERE
- a CDS encoding addiction module protein, with the translated sequence MTISEVKSLALELSPEERAELASDLLLSLDNLSEPEIAHLWLEEASRRDAEIDAGTAKLIPGDQVFAEARARLK
- a CDS encoding ASCH domain-containing protein; this translates as MQQVHSVESLWASFVSAHPEVVRPDDVYSAWHFCDNKSDADELVQLVVAGVKRATAGDLWSYEAEGELLPRPGDFNVITDWDGNAYCIIRTVSVEVVAFQDVNDQFASAEGEGDRSLKYWREAHWAAFGRSLTAIGREPSVDMPVVCEVFEVVFVG